The Lolium rigidum isolate FL_2022 chromosome 1, APGP_CSIRO_Lrig_0.1, whole genome shotgun sequence region caaatttttatggatttttggatatatgagacaaataaaacaagaaaaaaataaactagacaaaagtaaactaagcaaaacaaaataaaacaaaataaaaatagagagagaggtagagtgtactccccaggtgaacttatgagtagatctatgcctccccggcaaaggcgccagaaaatagtcttgatgacccacaagtataggggatcgcaacagtcttcgagggaagtaaaacccaaatttattgattcgacacaaggggaggtaaataatacttataagccttaacaactgagttgtcaattcagctgcacctggaaaagcactagtaacgagggtgatgtgaaagtagcgagtgatatgagagcaatagtaacagataacacagcagcagtaatagtaatatgagagcaatggcaccagtaaaacagattgacatgtagaacaagtatatgatgatgaaagatggaccggggttcccagctatctacactagtggtaactctccaataacaagtgttgggtgaacaaattatagtcgggcaattgataggattgaaatagcattaagacagaatatcaagatcattaatcatgtaggcatgttttccaattatagtcgtacgtgctcgcaatgagaaacttgcacaacatcttttgtcctaccggccggtggcagccgggcctcaagggaaactactcggatattaaggtactccttttaatagagcaccggagcaaagcattaacacttggtgaaaacatgtgatcctcacatcaccgccatcccctccggttgtccagattcgtcacttcggggcctttggttccaggacggtgacatgtgcatacaacttgtagatacaatctaagcaataagtatagagctcaaatctaagatcatggcactcgggccctagtgacaagcattaagcataacaagattgcagcaacaataacttcataaactttgtagatagacaatcataatgtaacaatccatcggatcccgacaaacacaacaccgattacatcagatgaatctcaatcatgtaaggcagctcatgagatcattgtattgaagtacatgggggagagaataccaactagctacagctagaacccgtagtccatgggggaactactcacggagcatgatggaggcgatggcgttgatggagatggcttccgggggcacttccccgccccggcagggtgccggaacagagagttctgtcccccgaattggagtttcgcgatggcggcggcgcccctggagtctttctggagtttcgtcaagtggtacggtgtttttaggtcgaaaggggttttataggcgaagaggcggcgcgggggggcacctgggggctccccaccacaggccggcgcgggcccaggccaggccgcgccgccctatggtgtggtggccctctggcccctctccgactcttcttcggtgttctggatgcttccgggaaaataggaggtttggtcttcgtttcgtcgaattccgagaatattgcccgaacaacctttctggaaccaaaaacagcagaaaacaggaactggcactgtggcatcttgttaataggttagttccggaaaatgcatgaaatcatcataaagtgcaagcaaaacatgtaagtattgtcataaaacaagcatggaacgacagaaattatggatacgtcggggacgtatcacacgCGCACGCGATTCTACGCCCTGCCGCCGCCCCGAGCagtccccggccgccgccgcccaggcaTCGCCACCGCCCGCCCGACTCGACGCCTGTCCGCCCGGCGCCCGCCCGCCCTCCCCTGCCGCTGATTTCTACGATTCTGCCCGCGGCCCGCCCTCTCCGACCGCCGATCTTGGGCTCCCGATCTTCCGTCCCTCACTCCCTCTTCCCGCCGGGCGCCGCCGTCGGCAGCCTCTCTCCCCTGCTCGATGACCAGGCGACCAGCAGGCAGCGTGGCGAGGCCCCTGCCTATTCTAGTATTCTGTATTGTTTTCTTATCTGTGAGGCCTCTTACAAAGTTACAATCAACTCCTATGCTCATACGCTCATTGTCTATTATGTATTATATGTACAAGACTGAGTGTGTCACACATAAATTGGTAAATTGCAATGTTTAAATGTTTCCATTGTGTAGAAATGAAGAGGAAAAGTCAAATTGCGTCACTTTTGGAGAAACATGAAGCAAAGAAGATTGCATCTTCTTCAACAGCGTTAGTTGTAGATGATGAAAAAACCGAAGATGATGGGCTTTTGCTGGCATGCCTTGATTCCGATTCCGAGAGTGAGGTTGAAATTGATGCAACACCAAATCCACCTTCACCCCAACAACTAAATACAAGGTTATATGATGCTCATTTTCTTCCACATGATCCGGGGAAAGGATTCCTATTTCAAGTTATGATGTTAGTTCAAGATGATGTTCGGAGAGGATATAAAGGTCCATTCCAACCATATGAGCATGCTTTCCCAACCACAAAAAAGAAGGGTAAAAATCGACACTTTAGCTTTGTTTGGTTTCATCACTACAATTGGCTCGAATATAGTATCGGAAATGATGCGGAACTTTTCTTTGTGTGTTACTTGTTCAAAGATAGAGCCAATGAGGGTCCCGGAGGAGATGCCTTTCTTAAAGATGGTTCTAGAAATTCGAAGAGACCCTAAGCTTTTAAGAAGCATGTGGGTGGTGTTACTAGCATTCACAACCAAGCTCAAGAGAAGTACAACTTATTTGTTACACCCAACAATAAAATTGATTGTGTTATTATGAAGATGTCTAAGAAGGATGTACTTCTTTACAAGGAAAGGCTAACTCACTATTTGTATTCAACTTCAATGTTtacaataaaattttcttttatattgTTCATTACTTCATTATGCAAAGGTTTTTCACATTTGGGGGggcgcaaattttttttttaggTGTGCCCCCCCCTCCAATtctttcctgcgtccgccactgctTATCCTCAcccatgttcttgcatacaagttcgaTCAAAACAAGCACATAAGAATGTCGTACATgacatgcatctatcaatacatcttacacataatagattccaGTATCATATATAAATATCATAGAACAAAGATTCACCCCATATAAATTACATATATAACCATAATCATGAGCATCTCATATGGTACtacatctatgaagaacaagagaaagatagatcaagctactgccacaaacccatagtctagaGGTGTACTACTccccttcatcatggtgatgatgtttgaagacgttggagaaggtggagatccttcCGGCGATGAATCCAGTGGAGTTTCCCTCTCTAATCTTAGCTGGTCCAGCTCTGTTTTGGTGTTTACGTTTTCGTGTGGTGCTCTCCTCGAGGAAGCACTGGGGGTCGTATATgtagggtttttaggtcaaacgaaGGTGGTGGGCAAAATAATCAGGCAAATCAGACGACCGAGGGCCAAAAGAGCTAGGGTGGCATGCCCCACCTTGTTGGGCGCGCTACCTACCCTATTTTGGGTCTCCAGGACCCTCTCATGAGGTCCAAGCGCTTCTGATGtttctcttgatgaaatattgaagTTCCCGAATTTTTAGCTCAATTCGACTCCGTTTAGATCactgaaagtaaaaaaaaatatacatgCAGGCATAGAAATATCGACTTCCCTGAATTTCTAGCTCAACTAGATTCTGCCCTGAAAGAAAAAAATACCTATTGACCGATACTTGCTTGGTGGACAAAAATATACATTTTCCATTTTTAGGGCAAAATAAATGTTATCCTTAGTATATAGGACAAAACCAGTCGGGCATAGAAAAGAGAAGTACATTTTGTGGATCTTTTAGACGTCCATAGCTCAATATCTCAGCTGATTGATCTAGCCATGATGGCATTCCATAAAACAGAACTTGTGAGAATGAATTGTAGCCCAAGTCAAAATTATTTCGGGCTGTGCATGCATCATGAAAGCCGAGATCGATATTGCAACTAGTGATCTCTTGGGTATGGACCGACGCCCATTTTAACACAAACTGGGAACAGGGCATCTCCACGCTCCTTCCGCACCATGTCCATGTCCGCTCTCCTATCTGCCCTACGCGGCGCCGGCCGGCAGCAGCTCTCCGTTTCAACCGTCGCCACGAGGCAGACGACCGGCTCCCACGTTCTCCGGATCGACCGGTACACGCAAGTCAGCAAACTGGTGGGCAAGGATaagaggatgagattggagacgaTTAGCGTCGGCGGCCACGACTGGCGTATCAATTGCTATCCGAATGGGTCTGGGACGAAGTACGAGGGCTCCCACATCTCCCTCTTCATCGAGAAGGCGAGCCACCGAGAGAGAGAGACTGAGGAGGACCCCACGATAAAGGTGGAGGCGAGTATACTCGACCAGGCCGGGATGCCATCCTACACTAAAACTATTCCAGAGATCCGTGCAAGCGCCTGCACCCACATCCACGGTTTTGGCTGGAATTGCTTCATCAGCCACAAGGATCTCGACGAGGAGAAGCATCTCAAGGACGACTGCCTGACCATCCTGTTTGACCTCACCGTCGTCACCAAGGAGTGCACGGAGGTTGCCCTCCTGCCCGAACCCACGGTTTGGGCGCCTGCGTCGTGGCCATCCGAGTTGCACGGACAACTGGTAGAAGCCATCTGGAATAAGGAGAAGCCGGATGTCACGATTGAGGTCGGCGGAGAGACGTTCGTCGCGCACCGGTGGATGCTAGAGGCCCGATCCCCTGTACTTAAGGAGGATCTCTCGCTCACATCCGATCTACGTGTCGCCGACATGGACGCAGAGGTGTTCAAGACTCTTCTCCAGTTCATCTATACTGACTCCCTTCCCCTAGTTGAGGAGGCGACAACGGCGAAGAAGTTGTTCGTCGCGGCCGACAGGTATAGGCTGGATAAGCTGAAGCTAGCCTGCGAGGAGGCGCTATGCCGGCATGTCAGCATGGACTCCGTCGTGGCTACTCTGGTATTGGCGGAGCGACACTCTTGCCCTGTTCTGCGGGAGGCATGCATGCGGTTCCTCTCTTCTCCGGGGAATCTGGAGGCGGTCGTGGCAGCGGATGGGTTTGACCTGCTAAAAACTGGTTGCCCCTCTGCTCTGTTGGAGCTCGTGGTGAAGAAGGTGATGCGGCAGGAGGAATAGTGCAAGCATCGTGTGTACCACCAGACTACCAGGTAGACTACGTGCGTTACCGCCGAATAAAAGTACTCTCCAATCTCGGTTAAAGTTCTgtgagatttgttaaaatttgaataaatttagatgctatttagtgtcaagatacatctaaatttagacaatatCAAACAATTTTCATGAAACAACAGGAGTATTAAGCATGTACTACTAGCTAGACTCCAATGTATTCTGGTGACCGCAGCCGAATAAATAGGAATCTATAATAAATAATACACTTTCGCTATTTAACTgccatatttttttttttgcccaTTGGATGCATGATAGATCGATTggagtactttgttttatttatttatcattCCCTTATTATGCACAAATTACAACTTATTTACTCTAGTATTTACATCTAAACAAGTAAATCAATAGCCCAGCAACACAATAAATTACATGTATATTCACTATTAACATGTATATATATTGGAAATTATATTTATAGTAGCAAACTGCCCGTGCATTGCAACAGTCTTAAAAATAATTCAGTATATTCTCGCTAAGCTAGAAAGCAATATGATAAAATTTGTAGGGGTCAAAACATAATTTGTTTTTTGGTTTGTATCATTTGAAATAATTTATGTTTGCTTCAGATTTAGTTCCCTTGTTGCATTGTATATCAATCCTCTCAGAAGAGAAATAAAAGCTCAACACCTGATTTCCAATCTTCCTTGTGGGCATGGTTATCTAGAAGTACAAAATATCATGTACATCATGTAGAAATTTTTGAATATACAATTAAATCACTCATGTTAAAATTTGCTAAACTACATAATGTTAACATGGAAAGTTCTTAAGTTTCTTTCTAATCAAAACACATATGATTATATGTTGTTATCATCGTCCACGAACTCGATTGGAAACACTATTAGAAAGGAACTTGGGTATGGACGGCATTAGAATCAAATTGATGAGCTCGGGAACTTGTGGCAGAGCACCGCATTGTCGAATTGTTGTCATATTGTTGAATTTCCCATTCAcggttttgttttgaattttgtggGGCCGATCGGATCATGTAAACCAAAATTGCAAAAGGAAATATTCAAATCTCTTGCTGTCTTTTTCTCTACCGCGGATGTGGATCTCACACCAGCTAGGATTTAGGCCCTGCGAAGCTTAACATGGAGCAATTCActtttacagttttggtttacaTGATCTAATTGGTAGCAGCCCACGCGAAGTCATAATTAACGTTTACCGCGTCTTGTACTCGTAAATTTACAGATCGCGATTTATGGGATGTATTAAAGATGCTCTTAGCAATGTACATTTAGGCAGGACCGGAGGAGCATTGCCAACAAAAGCGGCTATACACGTGACATGCCAGCTCTTTGCATGGCTGGATCCACTCAATGTAGTGTCGGTTGCTCACCGGAGGCTCCCCGCGCTGCTAGCGTCGCCCACTGCCGACTCCTCGCATCCAAAGACATCGCATTGTAGCCGCACCTCTACCCCCTCAGCCCAAAGCACCCCGTTGCTGCAAAGGCTCCAATGCCCCAACCTACATCCAGCGGAGGTCGCCACATAGTCCTCTACTGCGCCTGCTTCCCTACCAGGATGGCCGCGTGCTTGGTAGGGAGCACGTTCCTATAGACGCCCACACGCTCAGTCAAATCTTGGCATGGGAGATACGGACTCCAATAATCGCCATATTCGATTAAAGGTCAAATAGGGTAGCAAACTACATGAGAACAACACCCGCTGTTGGGAGAGCTAAGAAAACGGACTCCACGCTGCAGATCTGTGGAAATCCAGTCTGGCCGCAATGGCATGCACGACggatgacgtgggcataaccctttgggtactcgacattgccatacccggtgcaaactatgaaggtggaccagcacgaggactcgacgagctggacctgcacgcgcctcaacttggactacaaggaaagaagactccaatatgaatcctactaggactctggtaaaccctagcttggctgatatataaagccaggcaggggcaccccttaggacacaatcagaaacataactatagaggcgacacgcctagaaaccgcaacccgcggattagaactagactatatccaacaactccgcctatggcggcaccctgtacatatattcatatagtggattgctagtaggacgtagcgatcctccaccgtggggacgtgaacctgggtacgtcgtgtaccgcctcgctcccggaacttccgtcgtcgcctttctctaaaacccaagcccctcatggtgggcattgccaaggaaccgcctcgtcaattggcgccgtctgtgggaagtgcGTCggttggattttgtcatccgggcgagatccatcatcatcaacaacgcTCAGAAAGTCATCGAGTTTGTCATCAACTACGTCGGCTGTTAGATCGCATCTAGCAATACATCTGCGGCAAGCATCGGGCGGCGGCCAAATCGTGCTTGCCCAGGTTACGTACTGCTCCAGGcggccaaaagaaaaaaaaaaagagaaagaaaaaaaaagctgaTGCGAATTAACGCCAGAAGAAGAGGCAACGCAGGATCAAATCTCATGGAAAAAACAAGGCAATTCATCCAAGGAATCATGTGCGCTTACAGAAGTCAATCGcataaggaaaaaaaaaatccaatcaACATGCTGGTATTAGTTGGGTACGTACGCCCTATCTCCAAACGGAACCACGTGAAGCAAAAAGAACGaagaagatagaagaagaagggtcGATCAAAGATGCTAGAGCTGCTCCAACTCCGATGCAGATTGGGTCTTGGCCAGGACGGTTTCCTCGCGGAAGCAAGTTCCAAGAAAGCAGCTTGGAAATAGATCAAGACTGGTCAATTATTAAAGAAGGAAAAACAAACGACCGAGAGAGCTGCCACTATGTGCAAGAAAAATTGAAGACAACATTACAGTACATCGACGAGTCACCAGGCTGCGCAGTTATCCGAAACTCATCAGCGACAAACATCCGATATAAAAAAGCTCGTCATACTAGGGGCTCGCCTGTCAACATCGcagacccgatatattcgggtgctcgcCCCGTCAACTGCTCTGCTCGGCTGACCGCGTCCACTGTCACGCACTCGTTATACTGGGGCTCGCCTGCCGCGaacccgacattacggacccgatatattcggatgttCACCCGACGCGGATTGGCCACATcaactgcgtcctcttcatcggccatgTCAGCCAAGGCGCCGCATGGGCTattttggatggcgcaattacttcAGCTGCGCCCGCCGCACCGACTattttggatggcgcaattacttcAGCTGCGCCCGCCGCACCGACTATCTTGGATGACGCAATTATTTCAGTTGCGCCCGTCGAATGGATTATCTTtggcccatcgggagcgccggttcgctggaacccaagaagatataagactgttactcccatcgggagcgccggttcgctggaacccaagagatatgaagactcaagttttgaagaattgcagtaattcgggacacccgaactgcatcgtcaggaaccttgttcgtatattacaacgaacctcggtgctcacagtcccttgaagattcgactgtgctcacggtcccttgaagatttgactgtgctcacggtcccttgaagattcaactgtgctcacggtcccttgaagattcgactgatctcacggtcccttgaagattcgactgtgctcacggtcccttgaagatttgactgtgctcacggtcccttgaagattcgactgtgctcacggtcccttgaagatttgattgtgctcacggtcccctgaagattacaacggggaccttgctcttttccttcgctatagatgcctcaaagagtgccgcagatagcaaggatcatgaagcaacgaagaccttgctcttttccttcgctatagatgcctcaaagagtgccgcaaatagcaagaatcatgaagcaacggggaccttgctcttttcctttgctatagatgcctcaaagagtgccgcaaatagcaaaggatcatgaagcaacgaagaccttgctcttttcctttgctatagatgtctCAAAGAGTGccacagatagcaaggatcatgagaaaaacaaggacattaatccttccctctgcttcagatgcctctacgagtgccgtacaaagcaagagtttggaaaatataaacacaacccacgttcgatattttacttatggaaatatcaaagaacaacgggctcatcggcagaatcattgcacccgaaatattcgggagtgactgtcgaaacttacaatcggttgaaagcaaagttgcgcatacaacaggtttagcaaaacctgcaacacgagctgatcactcataatgatttgctgaccaactagtatacatacatctaacgggcaattaagatttgctccttcaaaatttgccaatggcattgacacggtaaaagtgcatatatatgtacctaccgaaaaacttacaaacaatggcatcaacgatgctcaaggtgcattaagattgccccttgaaataaaatgtgtcaacggcacctgaagaaaactataaacatcgagtTACTCGACTTGattctactcacggttgcaagcatctgtgcccagactcgggggctacttccatcgggagcgctggacgcgcacccgataaaattatcggctccgtagggccatcatctcaatcatcggctccttagggccatcatctcaatcatcggctcctcagggccatcatctcaatcatcggctcctcagggccatcatctcaatcatcggctccttagggccatcatctcaatcatcggctccttagggccatcatctcaatcatcggctccttagggccatcatctcaatcatcggctcctctgggatatcatctgaatcatcaactcctctatctatggcatcatcagagtcatcggcatcaagttctcggaacttgaaaaagtctacggtgtctgacttagcattttttacaccctatacataactatttcatatttatctacagtgCTCggcgctactcccatcgggagcgctagtcgcgcacccgataaaaaatatggcaacctcgccaacaaagaagaataaagttgaagaaatcggcatcaacaatcaagatcttcgagtagtacaacttgagtctatgcgtggctgcaagcacccgcccatagactcggggctactcccatcgggagcgcttcgcgcacccgacgtaAAGCAActccgactctacatcaagcacaagattcaacggatgatcaagacattcggcgaagacaactttagtccctgcccgaagcttcacttcggccagacactcgggggctactgacgtgggcataacccttcgggtactcgacattgccatacccggtgcaaactatgaaggtggactagcacgaggactcgacgagctggacctgcacgcgcctcaacttggactacaaggaaagaagactccaatatgaatcctactaggactcttgtaaaccctagcttggctgatatataaagccaggcaggggcaccccttaggacacaatcagaaacataactatagaggcgacacgcctagaaaccgcaacccgcggattagaactagactagatccaacaactccgcctatggcggcaccgtatacatatattcatatagtggattgctagcaggacgtagcgatcctccaccgtggggacgtgaacctgggtacgtcgtgtaccgcctcgctcccggaacttccgtcgtcgcctttctctaaaacccaagcccctcatggtgggcattgccgaggaaccgcctcgtcaacggAGGAGAAAATAGGCATTCCAATTTCAACGAACAATGTTTTTCGATAGGGATCTGAGACCACCACCTCTACCGAGCGTGCCCTTGCCCGCCGATGACCTATTTGTTGACCAGCTGGACATGGGCGACAACCACCGACCTTGCTGGACAAAGACGAAGAGGGAGGGATTTAGGAGAGAGA contains the following coding sequences:
- the LOC124684483 gene encoding BTB/POZ and MATH domain-containing protein 1-like, whose protein sequence is MSMSALLSALRGAGRQQLSVSTVATRQTTGSHVLRIDRYTQVSKLVGKDKRMRLETISVGGHDWRINCYPNGSGTKYEGSHISLFIEKASHRERETEEDPTIKVEASILDQAGMPSYTKTIPEIRASACTHIHGFGWNCFISHKDLDEEKHLKDDCLTILFDLTVVTKECTEVALLPEPTVWAPASWPSELHGQLVEAIWNKEKPDVTIEVGGETFVAHRWMLEARSPVLKEDLSLTSDLRVADMDAEVFKTLLQFIYTDSLPLVEEATTAKKLFVAADRYRLDKLKLACEEALCRHVSMDSVVATLVLAERHSCPVLREACMRFLSSPGNLEAVVAADGFDLLKTGCPSALLELVVKKVMRQEE